A stretch of Anaeromyxobacter dehalogenans 2CP-1 DNA encodes these proteins:
- a CDS encoding fumarylacetoacetate hydrolase family protein: MRVCRFRRAGVDRYALVEGEVLRPLTAAPWAGGLPEGPGVPLAEATLLAPVEPSKVVCVGRNYVAHARELGNEVPTTPLIFLKPSTSVIGPQDAIRCPEQSREVHHEGELGVVMGRTLTNASAAEARGAIFGYTCLNDVTARDIQREEKQFTRAKGFDTFCPVGPVVETAFDPLDASVACRVNGTERQRGYTRDMAFDVYALVAFISGVMTLLPGDVVATGTPEGVGPIRRGDWVEVEVPGIGVLRNPVT, encoded by the coding sequence GTGAGGGTCTGCCGCTTCCGGCGCGCCGGCGTGGACCGGTACGCGCTGGTGGAGGGCGAGGTCCTGCGCCCGCTCACCGCCGCGCCGTGGGCGGGCGGCCTGCCCGAGGGGCCGGGGGTGCCGCTCGCCGAGGCGACGCTGCTCGCGCCGGTGGAGCCGTCCAAGGTCGTGTGCGTGGGGCGCAACTACGTGGCGCACGCCCGCGAGCTCGGCAACGAGGTGCCCACCACCCCGCTCATCTTCCTGAAGCCCTCCACCTCGGTGATCGGGCCCCAGGACGCGATCCGCTGCCCGGAGCAGTCGCGCGAGGTTCACCACGAGGGCGAGCTCGGCGTGGTGATGGGCCGGACGCTCACGAACGCCAGCGCCGCCGAGGCGCGCGGCGCGATCTTCGGCTACACCTGCCTGAACGACGTCACCGCCCGCGACATCCAGCGCGAGGAGAAGCAGTTCACGCGCGCGAAGGGCTTCGACACGTTCTGCCCGGTGGGCCCGGTGGTGGAGACCGCGTTCGACCCGCTCGACGCGTCGGTGGCCTGCCGGGTGAACGGCACCGAGCGGCAGCGCGGCTACACCCGCGACATGGCGTTCGACGTCTACGCGCTGGTGGCGTTCATCTCCGGCGTCATGACGCTGCTCCCCGGCGACGTCGTCGCCACCGGCACGCCCGAGGGCGTCGGGCCCATCCGGCGCGGCGACTGGGTGGAGGTGGAGGTGCCGGGGATCGGCGTGCTGCGGAACCCGGTGACCTGA
- the dapB gene encoding 4-hydroxy-tetrahydrodipicolinate reductase, with translation MTKVVVTGAAGRMGTQIVRLVRATPGLAVSGAVERAGSPAIGKDAGTLAGGEPLGVAVVDDLAKALAGADVVIDFTSHEASVRHAQACAAAGVALVIGSTGFTPDAKAKVAEAARKVPVVLSPNMSVGVNVVFELVRQAARVLGDGYDVEIVEIHHKHKRDAPSGTAVRLGEVAAEALGRAPADALAYTRHGILGERPPWQIGIQTLRGGDVVGEHTVFFCGEGERVEITHRATSREQFARGAARAAAWLPGKPPGVYDMADVLGLRGGK, from the coding sequence ATGACCAAGGTGGTGGTGACCGGGGCCGCGGGGCGGATGGGCACGCAGATCGTCCGGCTGGTGCGGGCGACGCCCGGCCTGGCGGTGTCGGGCGCGGTGGAGCGCGCCGGGAGCCCGGCGATCGGCAAGGACGCGGGGACGCTCGCGGGCGGCGAGCCGCTCGGCGTGGCGGTGGTGGACGACCTCGCGAAGGCGCTCGCCGGCGCCGACGTGGTGATCGACTTCACCAGCCACGAGGCCTCGGTGCGCCACGCGCAGGCGTGCGCCGCGGCCGGCGTCGCGCTCGTGATCGGCTCGACCGGCTTCACGCCCGACGCGAAGGCGAAGGTGGCCGAGGCGGCGCGGAAGGTGCCGGTGGTGCTCTCGCCGAACATGAGCGTGGGCGTGAACGTGGTGTTCGAGCTGGTGCGCCAGGCCGCCCGGGTCCTCGGCGACGGCTACGACGTCGAGATCGTCGAGATCCACCACAAGCACAAGCGCGACGCGCCCTCCGGCACCGCGGTGCGGCTGGGCGAGGTGGCGGCCGAGGCGCTCGGGCGCGCGCCCGCCGACGCGCTCGCGTACACGCGCCACGGCATCCTGGGCGAGCGGCCGCCCTGGCAGATCGGGATCCAGACGCTGCGCGGCGGCGACGTCGTCGGCGAGCACACGGTGTTCTTCTGCGGCGAGGGCGAGCGGGTGGAGATCACCCACCGCGCCACCAGCCGCGAGCAGTTCGCCCGGGGCGCCGCGCGCGCCGCGGCGTGGCTCCCGGGCAAGCCTCCGGGTGTCTACGACATGGCCGACGTGCTGGGCCTGCGGGGCGGGAAGTGA
- the dapA gene encoding 4-hydroxy-tetrahydrodipicolinate synthase: MRRLEGSMVAIVTPMKDGAVDLRALRDLTEWQLAEGTDGIVPCGTTGEGVTLTPAERADVIRTVIETVRGRALVIAGAGSNATHEAIESVKLAKTLGADAALVVTPYYNKPTQEGLFRHYQAIWEATRFPVVAYNVPSRTSVDLLPETVARLAKAGAIAGIKEATANMDRQVQLVEKVGKDAIAYLSGDDFTVLPYIACGGHGVISVIANVAPRAMKELVVAARSGDLAGALAKQAAMAELNRMMFVETNPGPVKAAVALLGRSGGELRLPLAPVSEASLAKVRDAMVRFGLKLA; encoded by the coding sequence ATGCGACGACTCGAAGGTTCGATGGTGGCCATCGTCACCCCGATGAAGGACGGCGCGGTGGACCTGCGCGCCCTCCGCGACCTGACCGAGTGGCAGCTCGCCGAGGGGACGGACGGCATCGTGCCGTGCGGCACCACCGGCGAGGGCGTGACGCTCACCCCGGCCGAGCGGGCCGACGTGATCCGGACCGTCATCGAGACGGTGCGCGGCCGGGCGCTGGTCATCGCCGGCGCCGGCTCGAACGCGACGCACGAGGCCATCGAGTCGGTGAAGCTGGCGAAGACGCTCGGCGCCGACGCCGCGCTGGTGGTGACGCCCTACTACAACAAGCCCACGCAGGAGGGGCTGTTCCGGCACTACCAGGCGATCTGGGAGGCGACGCGCTTCCCGGTGGTCGCCTACAACGTGCCGTCGCGCACCTCGGTGGACCTGCTCCCCGAGACCGTGGCCCGGCTCGCGAAGGCGGGCGCCATCGCCGGCATCAAGGAGGCGACCGCGAACATGGACCGGCAGGTCCAGCTCGTCGAGAAGGTCGGCAAGGACGCGATCGCCTACCTCTCCGGCGACGACTTCACGGTGCTGCCCTACATCGCCTGCGGCGGCCACGGCGTCATCTCGGTGATCGCCAACGTCGCGCCGCGCGCGATGAAGGAGCTGGTGGTGGCGGCGCGCTCGGGCGACCTCGCCGGCGCGCTCGCGAAGCAGGCGGCCATGGCCGAGCTGAACCGGATGATGTTCGTCGAGACCAACCCCGGGCCGGTGAAGGCCGCGGTGGCGCTGCTCGGCCGCTCGGGCGGCGAGCTGCGCCTGCCGCTCGCGCCGGTGTCGGAGGCGAGCCTCGCCAAGGTGCGCGACGCGATGGTGCGCTTCGGGCTGAAGCTCGCCTGA
- the lysA gene encoding diaminopimelate decarboxylase → MNHFQRKRGVLHAEAVPVEELARAYGTPLYVYSTATLTRHWKVLHRSLAGLDHLVCYAVKANSNLAVLSLFARLGSGFDIVSGGELYRVLKAGGHPGKVVFSGVGKRDDEVAFALESGVKVLNVESAPELARISIVARRMGLRAPVALRVNPDVDPKTHPYISTGLSENKFGVSVDEARRLYALAAQDPALEVRGVACHIGSQITTVRPFLDAIARVLSLVKDLGKQGIRLGHVDVGGGLGITYADEEPPHPDEYGRAIKKALSRFDGEVMLEPGRVLVGNAGVLVTRVLHVKESGRKVFVVVDAAMNDLVRPSYYDAHHEIEPAGAPRKDAEEIVCDVVGPICESSDFLARKRRMPRPVRGDLLVVRSAGAYGFAMSSNYNSRPRAAEVLVDGDGARLARRRETYADLVRGETPEPEAERFRTPRR, encoded by the coding sequence ATGAACCACTTCCAGCGCAAGCGCGGCGTCCTGCACGCCGAGGCCGTCCCGGTGGAGGAGCTGGCGCGGGCGTACGGCACGCCGCTCTACGTCTACTCGACCGCGACGCTCACCCGGCACTGGAAGGTGCTGCACCGCTCGCTGGCCGGGCTCGACCACCTGGTGTGCTACGCGGTGAAGGCGAACTCCAACCTGGCGGTGCTGTCGCTGTTCGCGCGGCTCGGCTCCGGGTTCGACATCGTCTCGGGCGGCGAGCTGTACCGCGTGCTCAAGGCGGGCGGCCACCCGGGCAAGGTGGTGTTCAGCGGGGTGGGCAAGCGCGACGACGAGGTCGCGTTCGCGCTCGAGTCCGGGGTGAAGGTGCTGAACGTGGAGAGCGCGCCGGAGCTGGCGCGGATCTCCATCGTCGCGCGGCGCATGGGGCTCCGCGCGCCGGTCGCGCTGCGGGTGAACCCGGACGTGGACCCGAAGACGCACCCGTACATCTCCACCGGCCTCAGCGAGAACAAGTTCGGCGTGTCGGTGGACGAGGCGCGCCGGCTCTACGCGCTCGCCGCGCAGGATCCGGCGCTCGAGGTCCGCGGCGTCGCTTGCCACATCGGCTCGCAGATCACCACGGTGCGTCCGTTCCTGGACGCCATCGCGCGCGTCCTCTCGCTCGTGAAGGATCTCGGCAAGCAGGGGATCCGGCTCGGCCACGTCGACGTGGGCGGCGGCCTCGGCATCACCTACGCCGACGAGGAGCCGCCTCACCCCGACGAGTACGGCCGGGCCATCAAGAAGGCGCTCTCGCGCTTCGACGGCGAGGTGATGCTCGAGCCCGGGCGCGTGCTGGTGGGGAACGCCGGCGTGCTCGTCACCCGCGTGCTCCACGTGAAGGAGAGCGGTCGCAAGGTGTTCGTGGTGGTGGACGCGGCCATGAACGACCTGGTGCGGCCGAGCTACTACGACGCGCACCACGAGATCGAGCCGGCCGGCGCGCCGCGGAAGGACGCGGAGGAGATCGTCTGCGACGTGGTGGGCCCGATCTGCGAGTCCTCGGACTTCCTGGCGCGCAAGCGGCGCATGCCGCGGCCGGTCCGGGGCGACCTGCTGGTGGTCCGCTCGGCGGGCGCCTACGGGTTCGCCATGTCCTCGAACTACAACTCCCGCCCGCGCGCGGCCGAGGTCCTGGTGGACGGCGACGGCGCCCGGCTGGCGCGCCGGCGCGAGACCTATGCCGACCTCGTCCGCGGGGAGACCCCCGAGCCCGAGGCCGAGCGGTTCCGCACCCCGCGGCGATGA
- the lptM gene encoding LPS translocon maturation chaperone LptM encodes MSGARQLLLATLAAAGLAGCGVKGPPRPPARPAPAHPVAAPASPPAAPPATPTEAPAPEAPAAPGGTP; translated from the coding sequence ATGAGCGGCGCGCGCCAGCTGCTCCTCGCGACGCTCGCGGCGGCCGGGCTCGCCGGCTGCGGCGTGAAGGGCCCGCCGCGCCCGCCCGCGCGACCCGCCCCGGCGCACCCGGTGGCCGCGCCCGCCTCGCCGCCCGCAGCGCCGCCGGCCACCCCAACCGAAGCCCCGGCGCCGGAAGCACCGGCCGCGCCCGGGGGGACCCCATGA
- the argH gene encoding argininosuccinate lyase has product MRANSKAKPVSRAALAGEADPRLVALSVSIQDDGALYAEDIRGSQAHVSMLAAQGIVPKAAARRIVAALDQVRAEFAAGKIRFDPALEDVHTHVERRLGELVGKDAGYLHAGRSRNDQVALDERLFIVGACDRCDAALERLQRAFLGQARAHERTILPGYTHLQRAQPVSLAHHLLAYVEMFGRDRERFAEVRRRAAISPLGSGALAGTTLPLDREAVAARLGLAGVTHNSLDAVSDRDSAAELLFACALAAVHLSRIGEELVLWTTKEFGFATLSDAFATGSSLMPQKKNPDVGELARGRAGRALGDLVALLAILKGLPLSYNRDLQEDKRPLLGGPEALVLTADAVAGAVETATFHAARMEEALGSGEALATDAAEYLVDRGVPFREAHEAVGKAAAFSAREGRPMARLTAAEWATFHRRFEKDVLRCFDARRSLRRRELPGAPGPRAVRAELRRWEKALGKARR; this is encoded by the coding sequence ATGAGAGCGAATTCGAAGGCGAAACCCGTGTCCCGGGCCGCGCTCGCCGGCGAGGCCGATCCTCGCCTCGTGGCCCTTTCGGTGTCCATCCAGGACGACGGCGCGCTGTACGCGGAGGACATCCGCGGCAGCCAGGCGCACGTGTCCATGCTGGCGGCGCAGGGCATCGTGCCGAAGGCGGCGGCCCGCCGCATCGTGGCCGCGCTCGACCAGGTCCGGGCCGAGTTCGCCGCCGGCAAGATCCGCTTCGACCCGGCGCTCGAGGACGTGCACACGCACGTGGAGCGGCGCCTGGGCGAGCTGGTGGGGAAGGACGCGGGCTACCTGCACGCCGGCCGCAGCCGCAACGACCAGGTCGCGCTCGACGAGCGGCTCTTCATCGTGGGCGCCTGCGATCGCTGCGACGCCGCGCTGGAGCGGCTGCAGCGCGCGTTCCTCGGTCAGGCCCGCGCGCACGAGCGGACCATCCTGCCCGGCTACACGCACCTGCAGCGCGCGCAGCCGGTCTCGCTCGCGCACCACCTGCTCGCCTACGTGGAGATGTTCGGGCGCGACCGCGAGCGGTTCGCCGAGGTGCGCCGCCGCGCCGCCATCTCGCCGCTCGGCTCGGGCGCGCTCGCCGGCACCACCCTGCCGCTCGACCGCGAGGCGGTGGCCGCGCGCCTCGGCCTCGCCGGCGTGACGCACAACTCGCTCGACGCGGTCTCCGACCGCGACAGCGCCGCCGAGCTGCTGTTCGCGTGCGCGCTCGCCGCGGTGCACCTCTCGCGCATCGGCGAGGAGCTGGTGCTCTGGACCACGAAGGAGTTCGGCTTCGCGACGCTCTCGGACGCGTTCGCCACCGGCTCCTCGCTCATGCCGCAGAAGAAGAACCCGGACGTGGGCGAGCTGGCCCGCGGCCGCGCCGGGCGCGCGCTGGGCGACCTCGTGGCGCTGCTCGCGATCCTGAAGGGCCTGCCGCTCTCGTACAACCGCGACCTGCAGGAGGACAAGCGGCCGCTGCTGGGCGGGCCCGAGGCGCTGGTGCTCACCGCCGACGCGGTGGCCGGCGCGGTCGAGACGGCCACGTTCCACGCCGCGCGGATGGAGGAGGCGCTCGGCTCCGGCGAGGCGCTCGCCACCGACGCGGCCGAGTACCTGGTGGATCGCGGCGTCCCGTTCCGCGAGGCGCACGAGGCCGTGGGCAAGGCGGCCGCGTTCTCGGCGCGCGAGGGGCGGCCGATGGCGCGCCTGACCGCGGCGGAGTGGGCGACGTTCCACCGGCGGTTCGAGAAGGACGTGCTCCGCTGCTTCGACGCCCGCCGCAGCCTGAGGCGGCGGGAGCTCCCCGGCGCACCCGGACCGCGGGCGGTCCGCGCCGAGCTGCGCCGCTGGGAGAAGGCGCTCGGGAAGGCGCGCCGATGA
- a CDS encoding OsmC family protein: protein MASETFVTFPGGKRVDTTIGNHVIRTDQPVASGGEDSAPSPFNLFMAAIGTCAGIYVLGFCQKRELPTDGIRLRQRAHFDPETGVLARVELDIEVPPTFPEKYREALVRVADQCAVKKAIQAQPAFEVKTVVAAG, encoded by the coding sequence ATGGCCAGCGAGACGTTCGTCACGTTCCCCGGCGGCAAGCGGGTGGACACCACCATCGGCAACCACGTCATCCGCACCGACCAGCCGGTCGCGAGCGGCGGCGAGGACTCCGCCCCGTCGCCCTTCAACCTGTTCATGGCCGCGATCGGCACCTGCGCCGGCATCTACGTGCTCGGCTTCTGCCAGAAGCGCGAGCTGCCCACCGACGGCATCCGCCTCCGCCAGCGCGCGCACTTCGACCCGGAGACCGGCGTGCTCGCGCGCGTCGAGCTCGACATCGAGGTCCCGCCGACGTTCCCGGAGAAGTACCGCGAGGCGCTGGTCCGCGTGGCGGACCAGTGCGCGGTGAAGAAGGCGATCCAGGCGCAGCCGGCGTTCGAGGTGAAGACGGTGGTGGCGGCGGGCTGA